gtcctattagaagaaatcatacaatgactgttagggccatatgggtacctaaaaatcttgtttattctaatactaataaataaaggacccaaaaaatttgggtaccaagaaaaatcattttaattgtttttatagatatgcatgaagtcatccacaagcaaaaacaagtggtttttagatagtggatgttcaaaacacatgacgggagacaagactaagttctttgatcttaaatctaaagaagaaggacacgtgacatttagagacaactcgaaagggaagattgtgggaataggtaaaattggtaatgaatcttctctcataattgaagatattctacttgttgaaggtctaaaacataatcttttgagcataagtcaattatgtgataaaggatttacagttactttcaaaatggataagtgcattattttgaatgattatgattgtaatatttgttttattgcttttagaaacaataatatttatacaatctattttgaagaaattacctcacaagatgttatttgcttttcaattcaaaatgaaactagttggttatggcatagaagattaggtcatgccaacatggaatttatttccaaactttcaaaaaatgatcttgtgagaggtttaccaagaacaaattttcttaaaaacaaaatttgtgatgcatgtcaatttggtaaacaaacaaaaactttttttaaaactaagaaatatatttccactactagaccattgcaactgatacacatggatctttttggaccaaatagagttgtgagtctaggaggaaaatattatgcatttgttattgttgataatttctctagatatacttgggtcatctttcttgctcataaagatgagacacataatgcttttatcaagttatgcaagagaattcaaaatgaaaagggttatactatttcaagtatccgaagtgataggggaaaagagtttgttaataaaaatattgaaacattttgtgatgaaaatggttttttgtgcataatttttttgctcctcgaactccttaacaaaatggggtagtagagaggaaaaatagatctcttcaagagatggcaagaacaatgctcaatgagaacaacttgcctagttatttttgggccgaagcgataagtactgcatgttatgttataaatagagttatgctaaagtctaagttagataaaaccccctatgagctttggaatgagaaaaagcccaatattggttactttcatgtatttggatgcaaatgttttattttgaatgacagggataatttaggcaagtttgatgcaaaatctgatgaaagtatctttttcgggtattctactaatagtaaagcttatagagtattcaataaaaagattttgactgtacaagaatctatgcatgtagtatttgatgaatctaatttttcactctccaagaaatctattgatgaagaaacaggaggtataaataacacggaaagtctcaatctcaacaaagagaaaacaatagaggaagtttaacatggagccatcaggaaagatcatcaaaatttaatacaagatgcaaccaaacagtagaaatttgtgaaagatcatccagtggaacaaattttggaagAACGTTCACAAGGTGTAAATActtgatcatctcttagaaatatttgcaatcatactgcttttctatcttaaattgaacccaaaaatattgatgacgcatttcttgatgaatcttggattctagctacgcaagaagagttgaatcaatttgaaagaaatgatgtttggacacttgttcccagacccaaaaatcatactattattggaacaaaatgggtttttagaaacaagaaagatgagtccggagtcattactagaaataaggctcgacttgtaacccaaggttttaatcaagaagaaggaatcgattatgatgagacatatgcacctgtcgcaagattagaagctattcgaatgctacttgcatatgtttgttataaagatttcaaactttttcaaatggatgttaaaactgctttcttaaatggttttacaaatgaagaggtatatattgagcaacctccaggttttgaaaatcatattttcccaaatcatgttttcaaactcacaaaagcactatatggacttaaacaagctcctagagcttagtacgagagactcagtggtttcttgattgaaaaaggtttttcaagaggaaaaatcgacacaactcttttcattaaatatgaaaatgatgatattcttttgattcagatttatgttgatgatataatatttggtgctactaatgaaaatatgtgtcaagtttttgctaagactatgcaggaagaatttgagatgagcatgatgggagaacttacattctttctcggattgcaaattaagcaagcaaaaagtaggacattcatcaatcaatcaaaatatattaaggaattattgaagaagcttgggatggaaaatgctaaggaaattggaacaccaatgagcccatcaactaaacttgataaagatgaatccggtaagccagttgactcgaaaatatatcgaggtatgattggtagcttattatatttaacagccagtagaccagatattatgtttagtgtgtgcttatgtgcacgctttcaatcatctccaaaagaatcacatttaattacagttaagcgcattcttagatatcttaggggtacaattaacctagggttatggtaccctaagcacacatctttcgatctaatcagctacacagatgcagattatgcttgctgtaaaatagatcgaaaaagcactaatGGAGCATGctatttcttaggtcatgcactagtttcctagtttagtaaaaaataaaattctgttgtactatctactgctgaggcagaatatgttgcggggtagttgttgtactcaagttctctacatgaagtaacaacttgaagattttaaactcatgtataattacattccaatcaaatgtgataatacaagtgttataaatctttcaaaaaacccaatacaacattctagaactaagcatattgaaataagatatcattttcttcgagatcatgtgcagaaaggcgatatagtattagaattcacaaacacacacgatcagttagcagatattttcacaaagcctttactagaagatagattatgtatgatcagaagagaaatatgtatgatgcatgctatgaatatctcttaaaagatagactagactcaataaaaatagagatagattttttaaatacttttacataaacttgagattcttagcctcatgtttgagacgctcattctcttcatacaatatcatgtcattcttatccatgggaaccggcaagcggaatgaagaatctaataaagatttcaactatttattcttctgccgaatgattccttcacttgtgtgagactcttgaacaattcgttgaagtacaacaatttgttctttgagcttttcaatttcatgatttttgacttgtagccgctgagaaaaagcaacaatagaggaagagtagcgagtcccaagactcactaagtcataaatagcatcagaatctgacttattagtcagattattattttcctgctgcaacatggcaccaatggcagctgcagaaatgacaggaggttgagatgcagaatgccttatggatggatctagagaaatgttagaacaatgagccattgagaaaagaatagaaggcttaaaacaagaatgttgaaggaatgcagatcaGTTATAAAgataagaagaaaacttgatgcggattggatgaacttcaggactgattttatagagatagcataaagaataagataaactattgtctcttcaaatcttatttagtcaaaagaaatacaagatatgttggacacacattgtcaaaagttttcttactaagccagcgagattaacagtagattgtccctatttttctagtaaacgatgaacctctgctgttatctgtcAATGTTGAcgttgtatctgaaccctttctcgttccagctcctctattcgtagttgcagatcatgagcataccaatctgtaaattttttcaacttttggttttcttgctttagccttttattctcactatccttattagcaagcttctatTGTAattcagatatttgcatgttaagatgatcaatttCACTCACCCTCGctattaacctccgagacatgattgtaacagaggcagcatattgactactgagcattcttgattctgcaataatctcagaatcagtcttactagaaaaacggttctctgctcctatcgtggtattgacggcctcaggagagaagattgatgattgatgcgtcaagggttcctgattcaagtctggaacattagtggaagagaattgctcagccattctattgttgtggaaaaacagaactcaggtcaagaagcgatgtatttttttttgcatccgatagatgaaaatgctcatttttttttatagaaactcagagccttcaatcacgtttgtcaacaacatcagacgattgtttaaatctccaaccgcactaaattcatagagttaggccttgagattttgcagcatttgtcggatcacggacggctcctttttcaactatctatagtgactattaaacacatcatttttttcagtccatttacttgctgccgatcctttttaatgatgccaaaagggggagaagttttagactagaatattaacattgtttaaattgctaaacttgttatatatgcttggaattatatttatacttttacttgaaaaactaacgcatattttcagggggagcttaagtattaatacaggtttcacgttctatcaagtatttgtcatcatcaaaaaagacgagattgttgaacccaaggtttcaagtttcatgtgattataaatctacacatggattttgatgataacaaatgaattcaaagaataaaggagtttcaagctcaagttgtccacacaatagagtcaagcacatcaaaaaatcaagcatgagcaagaaggaaacaagttcacattaaagtcatagagtaatgttgtaaatcttttaaaattcgaaattagaattaatgctcaaaattaatattttatcataaagcattaaaatacattttccacatgtgcatgaatatttttgaaaattatatttgaaaattttgaaagatgattgattgttatcttttacatgtggatgtcttgattaaagggttgaactttgaaaatattaaagatgattgattgtcatcttttacatgtgcatgccttgattaaagggttgaactttaaaaatattaaagatgattgattgtcatctttcacatgtgcatgttttatttgaatattttcaaaagtgattgatgcttttttagacttatacaaaaggtagatgattttgtttgaaaaaatttcaaaactaaagtgtgctccttttgtcatatacaaaaagtaaaatattaggtttgaattttttgaaaaggaaagtgtgctccttttgtcatatgcaaaaagtaaaagattaggtttgaattttttgaaaaggaaatgcaaaaagtaaaagattaggtttgaattttttgaaaaggaaagtgtgctccttttgtcatatgccaaaagtaaaatattaggtttgatttgtttgaaaaagtgaatgatgttgtctttgacaattgaaaaagaagaacattttctttgaattttttgaaaaagtgaatgatgttatctttgacatgtgaatctttttaaatttgaatatgaagtctcatatgcctataaatagatcattcgagagcttcacattcacaacaccaagatcatataacattcattcaaaactttcattctctcttctctaagtattgagcattaatccttgttcattttgagagatatagtttgcgctgtattgttcttatttcactcattgaagagtgttttctgataacctacccactatcaactcttgtattaaaaaaagggtatgtataacccttgtgcgtatagaaagtattctacacagggaatagttgaatcaccacgtgtaaggtgattgcaagtgtagaaggtgttctacacggattctttgtagcggtgttgttcaaaagtgtaataggtttctatctccacctgaaggagggtgaataatgaatttggaaatcctcaaggggtaacttaaggcgaggacgtaggcagtggagccgaacctcgttaagatactgagtttgcttctctcttacccttactctttatatttattgttatttcatattttgtttatattttatattatatatttgatttataattgttatttttttaaatacaactcaattcacctccctcttgtgttagtcatccgGACAACAAAATGATTTGTaatactttatattttattaatatatgcatacttgattaaaagagagagagagagagagagagagagagagagagagagagagagagaggaaaatgagAGAACCTAGTTTAGGTTGGAATCAGTTCGAAACACATTTCCCGGCTGGAAATTTTCGAACAAACTACTCTTTAGGTTAGGAAAATCATTTTGGCCCGTTGAGAATTAGATTCAGTTGAAACTATTCCGATCCATTCGGTCTGACTGGCTCTAGTTGTAATAAATGCACTCAATGTTTAAATACCATAAAGAGAAGattcttaatatttttatatagaaaatactttaattacaaaaatattacaaaaaaataaattcacaaactaatattatttaatataatacgtcaaattgtaaagttatttttattataaaataaatttaacaatgTTAAGGACATATTTCACACCACCAACTATACGGATAATTTACAACAAATAGATAGACAACACTAATTGACCTAAAGACATTTCGATACTAAAATCAGATAATCAACTAAAGTGAAGTATTTATTATCTCCATTAAGCTATTTAACGAGGcgtttaaaggaaaaaaataacaatttttcataaatatatctctaacgattttttttttttttttgttaattagaGTGATCTCTTTCTTATTTAACGGCAGTGTTATCTAGTTAATACCCTGTGCATGGGCCGTTGTAGTCTACTGGGCTTACGGTTTAATGGGTTTACAGGCATATTGGGCTAATAGGGTTCGGCTAGAATACTGGAGGCCAGGGTTCCTCGAAAACCCAATCCATCTTTACAGTTTCAGTAACATTCAGTCATAGTAAGCACATTTGCTTCCATATTTCATCCCTGATTCACATCTATTTCCCTCGATACGATCTTCTACCTTTTCCTTTACAATCATAatcataacattttttttttttatttgagagaTTTAAAAAACATCCTGGTCGATTCGTAGGTTTATGTTAGGGTTCCGACGACGAGGGTAGAACAGAGGGAAAAAACCCTAGGGAGAAAACGATGAAGCTGTCGGGAGAAGATCTGAAGCGAGTGGCTTTTGTCATTCCGAAATAAATCAAAACGATGCGTTTGCAGGATGGTGAAACGGTGCGTGGAGTTTTATGTGGGGCAAGTTGCTGAAGCATCAATACAAGGCATTTTGATCATGTTAAGTCCTGAGTCTTTTATCTCTGTTTTGCAGGCGTCAAAACACTCCGGCAATCTATCCTGTGACAGGGGAGGATGTTCCTGCTGTCATTTAACAGACACTGGAGTCTGTTAATAGAGTGTTCAAAAGGATAAAAACGTAGAAGAGGAGTACAGATGGTATCTTTTGAATCTGCAATTTCCGAGATTTATAGTTGGATTGCCTCGAACTTTTAACCCAAACCCAACTATTTCATAAAATGGTACAGAAACTCGCGAACATTATAAACTTATGAAGAGAGAGCAGCCGCTGTTTCTGAAGAAATTAGGTTGttggcactacaagaaaaagaggACAATTCTTCAAAAATTGAAACATCGAGAAGATAAAAATGCTTTTGACATCATAGCTATATAGCACATGCATCATTTGTAAGTACTCTGTTTTCTAACCACAAACCGTAGGTATAATAACTAGAAATCCTACAGATGACAGGAGACAAAATCCACTTGCAAGCAAAGACAGAACACACGAAAGACACAAAATACTCCATTATTCCCTTAATCCGACCAATATCCACAACACAGTCACAGCCTAATAGAGTCACCCTTCCCACCGACTGCTGCGCTTATGCAATCTTAACCTCAATTGTCTTGGGCTTCTTGGGTTCTGGAGGCGGAAGCTTCTCCACAGTCACAGTCAGCACGCCGTCCTGGCAAACCGCGGAGATAGCGTCTGTGTTGGCATTCTCAGGCAGCACGAACTTCCTCATAAATTTCCCGATCCTCCTTTCCATCCTCACGTACTTGGCCTCTTTCTCCTCATCACGTTTCCTCTCGCCGCTAATCACCAGCACATTGTCGTCCTCTACCTGGACCTTGATGTCCCCGGACTTGAGCCCCGGCATGTCGATGATGAAGACGTAGGAGTTTGGATACTCCTTGACATCGGCGGGAGTGGCAGCCATGGCCTTGGCGTCGCGCATGTAGGTGTGGGTAGGAGCGTTGTGGGAAGACTTGTCGGTGTCATCGGTTAGGTCCATCATCTGTTGTAGAGTGGAGAAGACTGGAGAATCCAAACCCATGATTCTGAGATCCATTTACCTCTTACGAGTAGGTTAGTCTCGTCACGGATGAGAAATGCTAgaaatctttcttggaaatttCTGAAATCGGATTGATCGAATTTCTCTGAGAATATATGTAAGCTGGTCCCGGCGATCTATAGGTGCATCCGCGGGGCAAGACAGTGTTGGGGGGATGGAGAGAAGGGAAAGTTCCAGAGGGACATGGAAGACAGATTGGAAGGCTCCAGGAGGTTCCGTCGTATGAAGTCACCTTGCGATTTCCAGGATGACgtggaaagttttatttttgtctGAATTCTTCTTTTGCAGCATTTATGAGTATATTTTGAAGAAGTAATACGTTAAATATAgattagaaaaatttatatatatatatatatattaaaaagtattaaatttgaaaattgttaaataaataaacgtaatactattttttaaagaaatggtAAACATGATAAagttataattcttttatgattattttaaacttttattttaaaatatatatatataattcaaataaGTTTTAATAGCTTGGCATAATTATattgattgattaaaaattaattgtaaCATAAtcgtaaaaaataaattatttcaaaacaATTGATTtataacttcttcttctttttttacaattctataaaaaataaatcatacttaaaatttatctGCCTATCAATTATTTGatgctatattaatttttttttaaagataattattgaaataatataaactGTATTTTTCTTTCGGATCACGTAGGGGTGTACATCCGAACCAGATTTTTATCCGGTCCGGTCTTGAAATCCAGATCCGGGTGTAATCCGGGCAGTTATCCACCCGGATTACACCCGGTCGGTTATTATAAATCCAGATCCGGTTTTATAATCCGGTAATCCGTAACTGGATTTTACACCAGTCATTTCCCCCCCAAAACGACACCATTTCTCTTACCTTTCAAACGAAAACTCTCGAACAAAAACTTCTGTCTTCTCTCACGCTCGTCACTGTCGTCTCTCAAGTTCTCAACCCTAGCCGACGGTGATTGCTATTGCGATTGCAAATCTCAAGTTCTCACGTCCATCTCTGTCTGAAAACCTAAGGTgtgttaatctctctctctctctctctctctctctctctctctctctctgtgtctctgtctctctcggtTTGGGTGGATCCCTTTTTCTGGGTTTATTGTTGATTTTTGCTTGGGTCAGCGCTATCTCCATGTGTTTTGTCTACACTTATTCTGATTTAGTAGTACATGCATTTACGTGAAAGTCCCAAAACGGATTGCAAGATTTAGCCTTTAAATCTTAGGGTTTGCATCATCTAGCACATTTTCCCTCTTATTCTGATAGGTAGGATGTTGATTGGGCGTTTCAGAGGTAGTATGGGTATTGCTAAAATTTGATCCTATGTTAGTTTCTGATTGCTTTGTTTTAGAGGTAGTTGATAACTATCTTGTGTATGTTGAAAGTTATCTTCGTGTGAAGAGTCAGTACGCGCTTGTGTATGAATAAAAATTGCTTTAACAAGTAATGTTATCTCTTTTCCTTAAAAGGTTGCTTTCTGTTGCAGGCTTTGTCAAACACAtgggctatttttttttttttttgttgcccTTTACTTAGAGTAACAGCCACTGTCCCTGTGATGGATGGGCTttgaaaattggaaaaacaaatacaaaaatacaaaatacaaaatatataagctATCTAATCTTTGACCTTTTCCTAATTGACCAATCACATAAAACGTAGTCatactttctttccttttgttgtTTCTCAAAATATTAGATAATCAACTATCCTCACAGCAAAAGCAAAATgtgaaataaaattatgacTCCAAAGGGCCACTTTACTCCTATCATTTGCCTCTCATTGCTTAAATAAGATTGTATTGTTATTTTGTGTTGTGttcttttataatattcatAATCTTTTTCTCGTTCAATGGGGTGCCAACTGCCATTGAAATACTTATAGAAGAATGAGAagtatagaaaatatatatatatatatatatctccatGACTTTTAGTATTCATATCATAgttaatatctttaaaaaataagattacataccaacaaaaaaatgttaatattttttagatattaagtaatcaaataataatatcaatattacaTCCCTACGACAAAGTAGGCATAAGTATAAATGTTTATAGAATTTGAATGTGGAAGCAGAGTCATGTCATGATCCTTGATCTTATTGGCAGAAGGAGTTTGTTTTGTTATATAGATTGATTGTGAGTTACGTAGATTGACCCGTTTATTAATAATTGAAAGGGACTATTTTTAAGCTttagttctatatatatatatatataaataataatatataacagaaAGGAGACAGACATCTTATCAACAAATTTTGAATTCTAAAGAGACAGACATCTTATGATCTCCATCCTAATTACTAAAAGCTTATCATGAATTTGCCAATGTAATTCTTGACAAGTAACACATGATTCTGAGCTACCTTCCATGTTAGAAACTTTTAAGTGTCCATTGATGCCTCTTTCCTGtttttaatttgccttttttccTCTTACAAATATTTGCTGGAAATAGAGACTTCAAACTTGCCAATACTTCATTGATTGTGCAGGTCTTTTTCAACCCTTTGAAATTAGTAAATTACACCTTCTCtatcattaatatttataagGGATCCTACTGAAATGATTTGATCATATGAATGCATCTTTTTCTAACTATTAAGTTGGTATTCACCTAtcatctctcttcatcttttAAATCACAACCATATGTCATTAGTCGAGACTATTGCATTGTGGCTCATTGATGCagttattatatttggagtgaGATTTTAATGTCTAGCATTTGGATTTCAGAGACAAAACTATTCTAATTGCATGTACACAAGAATTTGTGTTCTAGTTGCTTTTGTTCAAGCACATTAATGGATGTTTAGAACGTGAAATAGGTTGTCTTAAGTACGTTACTGCTGTACTTCTATCTTTCTTGAATTGTTATTTCCAAATGTCCTTCATGATCAGTTTTGTAAACTCCTGTTCACATACTTTAATGTTATTGATGAAGCTGCAAACGTGCACATAGACATGAATAAATGTTGAAGGGTTTGAGACGTGGGAATACGTTCTTCTCTGCTATTTAATTCTGCCTTAATTTACAACCCTTTGAAGCTTGTAGGCCTTAAGAACTTCATTACCTATTTGGAAAAGTTACGTGGTCACCCATTTTTTGTTATGTTCAGCTAGGACAACCATGGATGCTGTTGGCCAGTCTCAACCAAAATATCATAATGCTAAAGAAGACTTATGTCAGTTCAAAGGTGATATTATTTCATCTATCTTGTTGCTTCATCTAGTGTTTAAAAAGCATGCCACATCCTTGCATTTGAAGCTTAGTTGGAATTTTGTTTATTACAATGAGAGGTGATGCAATTGGTAACTGAAgtgttatgttttaattatatgaGCCAAACACGTTAACATTTTTAGTAGTAGAATTAATACTGCCCATCACAAAAGTCATGATTTCATGTGCAGTTTATAGGTGTTGATCCTCTGCAAGCGGGGAATGTAGTTCAGCTTTTCTGAGAAGGCTAGCTGAATGCTCAGTTGGGACATAGAATTGGATCAAATTACAGGCCATTCAATTTGTTGATTTGTTGATTACA
This is a stretch of genomic DNA from Carya illinoinensis cultivar Pawnee chromosome 15, C.illinoinensisPawnee_v1, whole genome shotgun sequence. It encodes these proteins:
- the LOC122295467 gene encoding 17.9 kDa class II heat shock protein-like, translated to MDLRIMGLDSPVFSTLQQMMDLTDDTDKSSHNAPTHTYMRDAKAMAATPADVKEYPNSYVFIIDMPGLKSGDIKVQVEDDNVLVISGERKRDEEKEAKYVRMERRIGKFMRKFVLPENANTDAISAVCQDGVLTVTVEKLPPPEPKKPKTIEVKIA